One Pseudomonas fluorescens genomic region harbors:
- a CDS encoding YybH family protein, with amino-acid sequence MHERDQVLHAAAELVAAFARNDREAYFGAFSADASFVFYTLDQPLLSRDAYQALWDSWRAEDGFEVLSCTSSNAFVSLQGDVAIFIHDVATELRMQGEQHFSQERETIVFRKQASSLEQQGLWLACHEHLSAMPEGLPSP; translated from the coding sequence ATGCACGAACGTGATCAGGTTTTGCACGCGGCCGCCGAGTTGGTCGCCGCGTTTGCGCGTAATGATCGCGAAGCTTACTTCGGTGCGTTCAGCGCCGATGCCAGCTTCGTTTTCTACACCCTCGACCAGCCGTTGCTGTCGCGCGATGCCTATCAGGCATTGTGGGACAGCTGGCGCGCCGAGGATGGTTTCGAAGTGCTGTCGTGCACTTCGAGCAACGCTTTTGTCAGCCTGCAGGGTGACGTGGCGATTTTCATCCATGACGTGGCCACCGAGCTGCGCATGCAAGGGGAGCAACACTTCAGCCAGGAGCGCGAGACGATTGTTTTCAGGAAACAAGCGTCGAGCCTAGAACAACAAGGCCTATGGCTGGCCTGTCACGAACATTTGTCCGCAATGCCGGAAGGGCTGCCATCCCCTTAG
- a CDS encoding PA1414 family protein: MKEKIQNWLHDLGVALGLIEPPLQPVPIRTDDEQRRRQPRRR, from the coding sequence ATGAAAGAGAAAATCCAGAACTGGCTGCACGATTTGGGGGTTGCCCTCGGTTTGATCGAACCGCCTCTGCAACCGGTACCGATTCGCACGGACGACGAACAGCGTCGGCGCCAGCCACGTCGGCGTTAA
- a CDS encoding HlyD family type I secretion periplasmic adaptor subunit — protein sequence MSASSQHKPRGYFDSFGKSAEAEFMPETAGASLQDSPRKSRITVWLAAALLIAALVWAKFAVLEEVTMGEGKAIPSSKVQVIQNLEGGIVTELFVREGQMVNKGDTLLRLDDTRFRSNKGESEADRYALTAQVERLSAEAEGRPFKLSAEVTAKAPQVAEDERSLYEQRQRRLASEQRTLSEQLRQKTQELAEFRSKQGQFSSSLALLQQEMNMSEPLVKTGAVSPVEILRLRRSAVEIRGSLNATTLAIPRAESAIAEIRSKIDESEQTFRSEAAKELNEKRTDLSKITASSIAIDDRVSRTTVTSPVRGVIKQMKVNTIGGVVQPGSDMVEIVPLEDNLLIEAKVRPQDVAFLHPGQKAMVKFSAYDYTIYGGLSAKLELIGADTITDDKGNSFYLIQVRTDKNHLGGDVKPLLIIPGMVATVDIITGEKSVLDYLLKPVLKARTEAMRER from the coding sequence ATGTCCGCTTCTTCGCAACACAAGCCTCGCGGCTATTTCGACAGTTTCGGCAAAAGCGCCGAGGCCGAGTTCATGCCGGAAACCGCCGGCGCTTCGCTGCAGGATTCGCCGCGCAAATCACGAATTACCGTGTGGCTGGCAGCGGCGCTGCTGATCGCAGCGCTGGTCTGGGCCAAGTTTGCCGTGCTCGAAGAAGTAACCATGGGCGAAGGCAAGGCGATTCCGTCGAGCAAGGTTCAGGTGATCCAGAACCTTGAGGGCGGAATCGTCACTGAGCTTTTCGTTCGCGAAGGGCAAATGGTCAACAAGGGCGACACGTTGCTGCGCCTGGATGACACGCGGTTTCGCTCGAACAAGGGTGAAAGCGAAGCTGATCGCTATGCGCTGACCGCGCAAGTCGAGCGTCTGTCGGCGGAGGCCGAAGGTCGGCCGTTCAAGCTTTCCGCTGAAGTGACCGCCAAGGCGCCGCAAGTCGCCGAAGACGAGCGCTCGCTGTACGAACAGCGCCAGCGCCGGCTCGCCAGCGAGCAGCGCACACTGAGCGAACAGCTGCGGCAGAAAACCCAGGAGCTGGCGGAGTTTCGTTCCAAGCAGGGCCAGTTCAGTTCCAGCCTGGCATTGCTGCAACAAGAGATGAACATGTCCGAGCCATTGGTGAAAACCGGCGCCGTCTCGCCGGTGGAAATCCTCCGGCTCAGACGCAGTGCGGTGGAGATTCGCGGCTCGCTGAATGCGACGACACTGGCGATTCCCCGCGCCGAATCGGCCATTGCCGAGATTCGCAGCAAGATCGACGAATCCGAGCAAACCTTCCGCTCGGAAGCGGCTAAAGAGCTGAATGAGAAACGCACCGACCTGTCGAAAATCACCGCGTCGAGCATCGCCATCGACGACCGCGTCAGCCGCACCACGGTGACGTCACCGGTGCGCGGGGTGATCAAGCAAATGAAGGTCAACACCATTGGCGGCGTAGTCCAGCCGGGCAGCGACATGGTCGAAATTGTGCCATTGGAAGATAACCTGCTGATCGAAGCCAAGGTCCGCCCGCAAGATGTCGCGTTCCTGCATCCGGGCCAGAAGGCGATGGTCAAGTTCAGCGCTTACGACTACACGATTTATGGCGGGCTGAGCGCCAAGCTCGAGTTGATCGGCGCCGACACGATTACCGATGATAAGGGCAACAGCTTCTACCTGATTCAGGTGCGCACCGATAAAAACCACCTGGGCGGCGATGTGAAACCACTGCTGATCATTCCGGGAATGGTGGCGACGGTGGACATTATTACCGGTGAAAAAAGTGTGCTGGATTACCTGCTCAAACCGGTGCTGAAAGCGCGGACCGAGGCGATGCGCGAACGCTAG
- the speB gene encoding agmatinase, whose amino-acid sequence MDKILHQPLGGNEMPRFGGIATMLRLPHLPTAAGLDAAFVGVPLDIGTSLRPGTRFGPRDIRTESVMIRPYNMATGAAPFDSLSVADIGDVAINTFNLLDAVRIIEEAYDNILEHNVIPMTLGGDHTITLPILRAIHKKHGKVGLVHIDAHADVNDHMFGEKIAHGTTFRRAVEEGLLDCDRVVQIGLRAQGYTADDFNWSRDQGFRVVQAEECWHKSLAPLMAEVREKVGGGPVYLSFDIDGIDPAWAPGTGTPEIGGLTTIQAIEIIRGCQGLDLIGCDLVEVSPAYDTTGNTSLLAANLLYEMLCVLPGVVHR is encoded by the coding sequence GTGGACAAGATTCTTCACCAACCACTGGGCGGCAACGAAATGCCGCGCTTCGGCGGCATCGCCACCATGCTCCGACTTCCCCACTTACCGACCGCTGCCGGCCTCGACGCTGCCTTCGTTGGCGTGCCGCTGGACATCGGTACTTCACTGCGCCCCGGCACTCGTTTCGGGCCGCGCGACATCCGCACCGAATCGGTAATGATCCGCCCGTACAACATGGCCACCGGCGCTGCGCCGTTCGACTCGCTGTCGGTTGCCGACATCGGTGACGTGGCGATCAACACCTTCAACCTGCTCGACGCCGTGCGCATCATCGAAGAAGCCTACGACAATATCCTCGAGCACAACGTCATCCCGATGACCCTGGGTGGCGACCACACCATCACCCTGCCGATCCTGCGCGCGATTCACAAAAAGCACGGCAAGGTTGGCCTGGTCCACATCGATGCGCACGCTGACGTCAACGATCACATGTTCGGCGAGAAGATTGCCCACGGCACCACGTTCCGTCGTGCCGTCGAAGAAGGGCTGCTCGATTGCGACCGCGTGGTGCAGATCGGTTTGCGTGCCCAGGGTTACACGGCCGATGACTTCAACTGGAGCCGCGACCAGGGCTTCCGCGTCGTTCAAGCCGAAGAATGCTGGCACAAATCGCTGGCACCGCTGATGGCCGAAGTGCGCGAGAAAGTCGGTGGCGGTCCGGTGTACCTGAGCTTCGACATCGACGGTATCGACCCGGCCTGGGCGCCTGGTACCGGCACCCCGGAAATCGGCGGTCTGACGACCATTCAGGCGATTGAGATCATTCGCGGCTGCCAAGGCCTCGACCTGATCGGTTGCGATCTGGTAGAAGTCTCGCCCGCTTACGACACCACCGGCAACACCTCGCTGCTGGCCGCCAATCTGCTGTACGAAATGCTCTGCGTACTGCCTGGCGTAGTTCACCGCTGA
- a CDS encoding DUF2177 family protein, which yields MKKALIAYVATLLTFLLLDGIWLGLLMAPTYRELLGSLMLEKPLLVPAAVFYCLYVVGCVVFVVLPALSWQRAAKLGALLGLVAYGTYDLTNWATLRGWSMQVSLMDWAWGTVATAIACTVGFLLAKRLA from the coding sequence ATGAAAAAGGCGCTGATCGCTTACGTCGCAACGCTGCTGACGTTTCTGCTGCTCGACGGGATCTGGCTCGGCCTGCTGATGGCGCCGACCTATCGCGAACTGCTCGGTTCGCTGATGCTGGAAAAACCGCTGCTGGTTCCCGCAGCGGTTTTTTATTGTCTGTACGTCGTTGGCTGCGTGGTGTTCGTGGTGTTGCCGGCGCTGAGTTGGCAGCGGGCGGCGAAGCTCGGTGCGCTGTTGGGGCTGGTGGCTTATGGCACTTACGATCTGACGAATTGGGCGACCTTGCGTGGCTGGTCGATGCAAGTGAGTTTGATGGATTGGGCGTGGGGGACGGTGGCGACGGCGATTGCCTGCACGGTGGGCTTTTTGCTGGCGAAGCGACTGGCGTGA
- a CDS encoding LysR family transcriptional regulator, whose product MANALPDLKLLRIFVSVVRHQGFANAQQELNLSTSAISTYMSQLEAALGLVLCHRGRGGFSLTSKGELFHQETLRLLAELEGFEQYAAALKGELRGTLNLGVIDSTVSDKALPFAEAIGAYSQEHPAVHLHLSVMSPYELQLGVQDNRLDLAIGAFSTRMSGLVYMPLYREQHWLYCSSRHPLFNERRIPEQVITQQRMVGRGYWSQAELARHGFKHSAATVESMEAQLILVLSGAYIGYLPEHYAQAWADKGDLRVLLPATFGYQAPFSMIMRRGRSREPLIQTFRDLLKAQLNQA is encoded by the coding sequence ATGGCCAACGCTTTACCCGACCTGAAACTGTTGCGCATCTTCGTCAGCGTGGTGCGGCATCAGGGTTTTGCCAATGCGCAGCAGGAACTCAACCTGTCGACCTCGGCGATCAGCACCTACATGAGCCAGCTTGAAGCGGCGCTCGGTCTGGTGCTGTGCCATCGCGGGCGTGGCGGGTTCAGCCTGACCAGCAAGGGCGAGCTGTTCCATCAGGAAACCCTGCGTCTGCTCGCTGAGCTTGAAGGATTCGAGCAATACGCCGCCGCGCTCAAGGGCGAGTTGCGCGGCACGCTCAATTTGGGCGTGATCGATTCGACGGTCAGCGACAAGGCCCTGCCATTCGCCGAGGCCATCGGCGCGTATAGCCAGGAACACCCGGCGGTGCATTTGCATTTGTCGGTGATGAGCCCGTACGAATTGCAACTCGGCGTGCAGGACAACCGTCTCGATCTGGCCATCGGCGCGTTTTCCACGCGCATGAGCGGTCTGGTGTACATGCCGCTGTACCGCGAACAGCACTGGCTGTATTGCAGCAGTCGCCATCCGCTGTTCAACGAGCGACGGATCCCCGAGCAGGTCATCACCCAGCAACGCATGGTCGGGCGCGGTTACTGGAGCCAGGCGGAACTGGCCCGGCATGGGTTCAAGCACAGCGCCGCGACGGTCGAGAGCATGGAGGCGCAGCTGATTCTGGTGCTCTCCGGCGCTTACATCGGTTATCTGCCGGAACACTACGCACAGGCCTGGGCCGACAAGGGCGATCTGCGCGTCCTGCTGCCGGCAACCTTCGGTTATCAGGCGCCGTTTTCGATGATCATGCGTCGTGGCCGCAGCCGCGAGCCGCTGATCCAGACCTTTCGCGATCTGCTCAAAGCGCAATTGAATCAGGCGTAA
- a CDS encoding DMT family transporter, with protein MSAERRNADGFALQVMIGLCLIWGVQQVLIKWAATDIAPVMQAAGRSGISALLVGLLICWKGGWDQVASTWRGGLLAGALFGLEFLFIAEGLQLTTAAHMSVFLYTAPIFTALGVHFLLASERLRPLQWLGILLAFIGIAIAFAGGVSWDNLDRRMLLGDAFGVLAGACWGATTVVVRASRLSEAPVTLTLFYQLMVGFVGLLLIALFSGQITHVSLTTVAVASVLFQGLVVSFFSYLVWFWLLRRYLAANLAVFSFMTPLFGVTFGVLLLGEQLSVNFVIGAVLVLLGITFVSAEQWLRRRLRKALGQ; from the coding sequence GTGAGTGCCGAGCGGCGTAATGCCGACGGTTTTGCCCTGCAAGTGATGATCGGCCTGTGCCTGATCTGGGGTGTGCAACAGGTCCTGATCAAATGGGCGGCAACCGACATCGCGCCGGTGATGCAAGCAGCGGGGCGTTCGGGTATTTCGGCGCTGCTGGTCGGGTTGCTGATTTGCTGGAAGGGTGGCTGGGATCAAGTCGCCAGCACCTGGCGCGGTGGCTTGCTGGCGGGGGCGCTGTTCGGTCTGGAATTTCTGTTCATCGCCGAAGGCCTGCAACTGACTACCGCCGCGCACATGTCGGTGTTCCTTTACACCGCGCCGATTTTCACCGCGCTCGGCGTGCATTTCCTGCTGGCCAGCGAACGCCTGCGACCGTTGCAATGGCTGGGAATCCTGCTGGCATTTATCGGGATTGCGATTGCCTTCGCTGGCGGTGTGTCGTGGGATAACCTCGACCGCCGCATGCTGCTCGGCGATGCCTTCGGCGTACTGGCCGGCGCCTGCTGGGGCGCGACCACCGTGGTGGTGCGCGCGTCGCGACTGTCGGAAGCACCGGTGACGCTGACCCTGTTTTATCAGCTGATGGTCGGGTTTGTCGGCCTGCTGCTGATCGCGCTGTTCAGCGGCCAGATCACTCATGTCAGCCTGACCACCGTGGCGGTGGCGAGCGTGCTGTTTCAAGGCCTGGTGGTGTCGTTCTTCAGTTACCTGGTGTGGTTCTGGCTGCTGCGCCGTTATCTGGCGGCCAACCTTGCAGTGTTTTCGTTCATGACCCCGCTGTTCGGCGTGACCTTCGGCGTGTTGCTGCTCGGTGAACAACTGAGCGTGAACTTCGTCATCGGCGCCGTGCTGGTATTGCTTGGCATCACCTTTGTCAGCGCCGAGCAATGGCTGCGTCGACGGTTGCGCAAAGCGCTGGGCCAGTAA
- a CDS encoding purine-cytosine permease family protein translates to MNNNNNEKSLSSIETNGVEQIPDHERDARPSDLFRLIFGGANTFATAVLGSFPVLFGLSFQAGVWAIVLGVVVGALILAPMGLFGPLNGTNNAVSSGAHFGVHGRIVGSFLSLLTAIAFFSLSVWSSGDALVGGAKRLVDLPETDLTLGLAYGLFALLVLTVCIYGFRIMLWVNRIAVWAASLLFLLGIFAFAPAFDSQYAGSVALGQAGFWAAFIGAALVAMSNPISFGAFLGDWSRYIPRETPKGRIMLAVIAAQLATLIPFLFGLATATIVAIKAPDYIAANNYVGGLLAVSPSWFFLPVCLIAVIGGMSTGTTSLYGTGLDMSSVFPRLLSRVKATLLIGVLSIAFIFIGRFAANLVQSVSTFAVLIITCTTPWMVIMIIGLLVRRGFYCPDDLQVFTRGEQGGRYWFNHGWNWRGLGAWIPSALVGLCFVNLPGQFVGPLGELAGGIDISLPVTLGLASLVYLTLLKLFPEPREVFGPTDVRSQSNDAPAKPAMRQAA, encoded by the coding sequence ATGAATAACAACAACAACGAAAAAAGCCTTAGCAGCATCGAAACAAACGGGGTCGAACAGATCCCCGATCACGAGCGCGACGCCCGACCCAGCGATTTGTTTCGCTTGATCTTCGGCGGCGCCAATACCTTCGCCACCGCTGTGCTCGGCAGTTTCCCGGTGCTGTTCGGCCTGTCGTTTCAGGCTGGCGTCTGGGCAATTGTGCTGGGTGTGGTGGTCGGTGCGCTGATCCTCGCGCCGATGGGCCTGTTCGGCCCGCTCAACGGCACCAACAATGCCGTATCTTCCGGTGCGCACTTCGGCGTGCACGGGCGGATTGTCGGTTCGTTCCTGTCGTTGTTGACGGCGATCGCGTTCTTCTCCCTTTCCGTATGGAGCTCGGGTGATGCGCTGGTCGGCGGCGCCAAACGCCTCGTCGATTTGCCGGAAACCGACCTGACCCTGGGCCTGGCTTACGGTCTGTTCGCGCTGCTGGTGCTGACCGTGTGCATCTACGGCTTCCGCATCATGCTTTGGGTCAACCGCATCGCTGTGTGGGCCGCGAGCCTGTTGTTCCTGCTCGGCATCTTCGCCTTCGCTCCCGCTTTTGACAGCCAGTACGCCGGTAGTGTGGCGCTGGGCCAGGCCGGGTTCTGGGCGGCGTTCATCGGCGCGGCACTGGTGGCGATGAGCAACCCGATTTCCTTCGGTGCGTTCCTCGGCGACTGGTCGCGTTACATCCCGCGTGAAACGCCCAAGGGCCGGATCATGCTGGCGGTGATTGCTGCACAACTGGCGACACTGATTCCGTTCCTGTTCGGGCTGGCCACCGCGACCATCGTCGCAATCAAGGCGCCGGATTACATTGCGGCGAACAACTATGTCGGCGGTTTGCTCGCTGTGTCGCCGAGCTGGTTCTTCCTGCCGGTGTGCCTGATTGCGGTAATCGGCGGCATGTCCACCGGCACCACGTCGCTGTATGGCACCGGGCTGGACATGTCCAGCGTGTTCCCGCGCCTGCTCTCCCGGGTCAAGGCGACTTTGCTGATCGGCGTGCTGTCGATCGCCTTCATCTTCATTGGCCGTTTTGCCGCGAACCTGGTGCAGAGCGTGTCGACCTTCGCCGTACTGATCATCACCTGCACCACGCCATGGATGGTGATCATGATCATCGGCCTGCTGGTGCGGCGCGGCTTCTATTGCCCGGATGATCTGCAAGTGTTCACCCGTGGCGAACAGGGCGGACGCTACTGGTTCAACCATGGCTGGAACTGGCGTGGCCTCGGTGCGTGGATTCCGAGCGCGCTGGTCGGCCTGTGCTTCGTCAACCTGCCGGGGCAATTCGTTGGCCCGTTGGGCGAACTGGCCGGCGGCATCGACATCAGCTTGCCGGTGACACTGGGCCTGGCGTCGCTGGTGTATCTGACATTGCTCAAGCTGTTCCCGGAACCGCGGGAAGTGTTTGGGCCGACGGATGTGCGCAGCCAAAGCAACGATGCCCCGGCTAAACCCGCCATGCGCCAGGCCGCCTGA
- a CDS encoding sodium:solute symporter gives MALDLFVVLIYAAAMLILGYYGMRKAKTHEDYLVAGRNLGPSLYMGTMAATVLGGASTVGTVRLGYVHGISGFWLCAALGCGIVALNLFLAKPLLKLKVFTVTQVLEKRYNPMARTASATIMLAYALMIGVTSILAIGTVLQVLFGLPFWISVLLGGGIVVIYSTIGGMWSLTLTDIVQFGIQTVGLMFVLLPICLYRVGGWDQLVAQLPAASFNFTSIGWDTILTYFMIYFFGILIGQDIWQRVFTAKSEKVAKYAGTSAGIYCIIYGLVCALIGMAAHVLIPDLDNVNNAFAAIVKVSLPDGIRGLVIAAALAAMMSTASAGLLAASTTLTEDLLPKLRGGKQSNVAVSRLFTLLTGVAVLGIALVVNDVISALTLAYNLLVGGMLIPLMGAIFWKRATTAGAISAMTLGFVTALVFMVKDGMDANTPIYYSLGVSLVSFVLVSLFSPRPATVATAI, from the coding sequence ATGGCTTTGGATTTATTCGTCGTACTCATTTATGCCGCTGCGATGCTGATACTCGGCTACTACGGCATGCGCAAGGCCAAGACCCACGAAGACTATCTGGTTGCCGGGCGTAACCTGGGGCCATCGCTGTATATGGGCACCATGGCAGCGACCGTACTCGGTGGCGCATCCACCGTCGGCACGGTGCGTCTGGGTTATGTGCATGGCATCTCCGGTTTCTGGCTGTGCGCGGCACTGGGTTGCGGCATCGTCGCGCTGAACCTGTTTCTCGCCAAACCGCTGCTTAAACTGAAAGTCTTCACCGTCACCCAGGTTCTGGAAAAGCGCTACAACCCGATGGCGCGCACCGCCAGTGCGACGATCATGCTCGCTTATGCACTGATGATCGGCGTGACCTCGATCCTCGCGATCGGCACCGTGCTGCAAGTGCTGTTCGGTCTACCGTTCTGGATCTCCGTGCTGCTGGGCGGCGGTATCGTGGTGATTTATTCGACGATTGGCGGCATGTGGTCGCTGACCCTGACGGACATCGTCCAGTTCGGCATCCAGACCGTCGGCCTGATGTTCGTGTTGCTGCCGATCTGCCTGTACCGCGTCGGCGGCTGGGATCAACTGGTCGCGCAATTGCCGGCGGCCAGCTTCAACTTCACCAGCATCGGCTGGGACACGATCCTCACCTACTTCATGATTTACTTCTTCGGCATCCTGATCGGCCAGGATATCTGGCAGCGTGTATTCACCGCCAAAAGCGAAAAAGTCGCCAAATACGCCGGCACTTCGGCCGGGATCTACTGCATCATTTACGGCCTGGTCTGTGCCTTGATCGGCATGGCCGCGCATGTCCTGATCCCGGATCTGGATAACGTCAACAACGCCTTCGCCGCCATCGTCAAAGTCTCGCTGCCGGATGGTATCCGTGGTCTGGTAATCGCTGCCGCACTGGCGGCCATGATGTCCACTGCCAGCGCCGGCCTGCTCGCCGCGTCGACCACGCTGACCGAAGACCTGCTGCCGAAGCTGCGTGGCGGCAAACAGTCCAACGTGGCCGTCAGCCGCCTGTTCACGCTGCTGACCGGGGTTGCGGTGCTGGGCATTGCTCTGGTCGTCAACGACGTGATCAGCGCCCTGACCCTGGCTTACAACCTGCTGGTTGGCGGCATGCTGATTCCGTTGATGGGCGCGATTTTCTGGAAGCGTGCGACCACCGCCGGGGCAATCAGCGCGATGACACTAGGCTTTGTCACGGCGCTGGTATTCATGGTCAAGGACGGTATGGACGCCAACACGCCGATCTATTACAGCCTCGGTGTCAGCCTGGTGAGCTTCGTGCTGGTCAGCCTGTTCTCGCCGCGTCCTGCGACAGTGGCGACTGCGATCTGA
- a CDS encoding type I secretion system permease/ATPase produces the protein MTSMEPGATGVDPRLSFDDPLLDGLLILCKLHGATVSRASLSAGLPLNKQRLSLDLLPRAAARAGLQARILRRELKDISALNLPILLLLNDGRTAVLRRLSEDGKALILPSEAEGGEQWVSLAELNEHYSGQALFARPRHELEDLRSPLVPRVHAWFRDTLKLSKWLYSDAILASFLINLLGLMVPLFVMQTYDRVVPNQATSTLWVLSIGLLIGTGFELVLRVVRAHLLDTAGKKTDVILSATLFERITGMSMKARPATIGGFAQSIHDFQGLREFLTAVTLTSLIDLPFVVLMLAVIGLLGGWLVVIPLLAFPITIIFAMIIQVRLRDTVQKSLSLGAERQAVLIETLGGLETLKACSAESERQHKWESTHGALARLDSHARNLSALATNGTLFIQQFSGMATIVAGVYSIIAGNLSVGALVATYMLGSRVLAPLGQIAGLITRYQQAQLTMKSTDALMALPQERDGKQRPLERTQLQGALDVNGVTFHYNGQSAPALSNVSFSLTPGERVGIIGRSGSGKSTLARLLMGFYEPEEGQLLLDGLDLRQLDVADLRQQIGYVAHDLPLLAGSLRDNLTLGARYISDARMLEVAELTGVTELARQHPQGFDRPVGERGQLLSGGQRQAVLLARSLLLDPPIMLLDEPTSAMDNSSEDALRQKLHGWVQGKTLLLVTHRTSMLSLVDRLLVLDNGRVVADGPKEAVIDALRKGRVGSAAV, from the coding sequence ATGACCAGCATGGAACCCGGCGCCACCGGGGTCGATCCGCGCCTGAGCTTCGATGATCCGTTACTCGACGGTCTGTTGATTCTCTGCAAACTCCATGGCGCGACGGTCAGTCGTGCCAGCCTGAGCGCGGGGTTGCCGCTCAACAAACAACGCCTGAGCCTCGATCTGCTGCCCCGTGCCGCCGCGCGGGCCGGGTTGCAGGCGCGAATTCTGCGCCGTGAGCTGAAAGACATTTCGGCGCTCAATCTGCCGATTCTGCTGCTGCTCAATGATGGCCGCACGGCTGTGCTGCGGCGCTTGAGCGAGGACGGCAAAGCGCTGATCCTGCCCAGCGAAGCCGAGGGCGGCGAGCAATGGGTCAGCCTTGCAGAACTCAACGAACATTACAGCGGCCAAGCCCTGTTCGCCCGCCCGCGCCATGAACTTGAAGACCTGCGTTCGCCGCTGGTGCCACGGGTGCATGCGTGGTTTCGCGACACCTTGAAGCTGTCGAAATGGCTGTACAGCGACGCGATTCTCGCCAGTTTCCTGATCAACCTGCTGGGCCTGATGGTGCCGCTGTTCGTCATGCAGACCTACGACCGCGTGGTGCCGAATCAGGCGACTTCGACCCTGTGGGTGCTGTCGATTGGCTTGCTGATCGGCACCGGGTTCGAACTGGTGCTGCGCGTGGTGCGCGCGCACTTGCTCGACACCGCCGGGAAGAAAACCGATGTGATCCTTTCCGCGACTTTATTCGAGCGCATCACCGGCATGTCGATGAAGGCGCGGCCCGCGACCATCGGTGGTTTCGCGCAAAGCATTCATGACTTTCAGGGGCTGCGTGAATTTCTCACCGCCGTGACCCTGACCAGCCTGATTGATCTGCCGTTCGTCGTGTTGATGCTGGCGGTGATTGGCTTGCTCGGCGGCTGGCTGGTGGTGATTCCGCTGCTGGCGTTTCCGATCACGATCATCTTCGCCATGATCATCCAGGTGCGCCTGCGTGACACCGTGCAAAAAAGCCTGAGCCTGGGTGCCGAACGTCAGGCGGTGCTGATCGAAACCCTCGGCGGTCTGGAAACACTCAAGGCATGCAGCGCCGAAAGCGAGCGCCAACACAAATGGGAAAGCACCCACGGCGCCCTCGCCCGCCTCGACAGCCACGCGCGCAACCTCTCGGCGCTGGCCACCAACGGCACGTTGTTCATTCAGCAGTTTTCCGGGATGGCGACAATTGTCGCCGGGGTCTACAGCATCATCGCCGGCAATCTCAGCGTCGGTGCACTGGTTGCCACCTACATGCTCGGCAGTCGCGTGCTGGCACCGTTGGGGCAGATTGCCGGGCTGATCACCCGCTATCAGCAGGCGCAACTGACGATGAAAAGCACTGATGCGCTGATGGCCCTGCCGCAAGAGCGCGACGGCAAACAGCGCCCGCTGGAGCGCACACAACTGCAAGGTGCGCTGGACGTCAATGGCGTGACCTTTCACTACAACGGCCAGAGTGCACCGGCGCTGAGTAACGTCAGTTTCAGCCTGACGCCCGGCGAACGCGTGGGCATCATCGGCCGCAGCGGTTCCGGGAAAAGTACCTTGGCACGCTTGCTCATGGGCTTCTACGAACCCGAGGAAGGCCAGCTGTTGCTCGACGGTCTCGACCTGCGGCAACTGGACGTCGCTGACCTGCGCCAGCAAATCGGTTACGTCGCCCATGATCTGCCATTGCTCGCCGGCAGCCTGCGCGACAACCTGACCCTCGGCGCCCGTTACATCAGCGATGCGCGCATGCTCGAAGTGGCAGAGTTGACCGGCGTGACCGAACTCGCCCGCCAGCATCCGCAGGGGTTTGATCGGCCGGTCGGGGAACGCGGGCAACTGCTTTCCGGTGGCCAGCGTCAGGCCGTGTTGCTCGCGCGATCGCTGTTGCTCGATCCGCCGATCATGCTGCTCGACGAACCCACCAGCGCCATGGACAACAGCAGCGAAGATGCGCTGCGCCAGAAGCTGCATGGCTGGGTCCAAGGCAAAACCTTGCTGCTGGTCACTCACCGCACCTCGATGCTCAGCCTGGTAGACCGCTTGCTGGTGCTGGACAACGGCCGGGTCGTCGCTGACGGACCGAAAGAAGCGGTCATCGATGCACTGCGCAAGGGCCGTGTCGGCTCGGCGGCAGTATGA